The following proteins are encoded in a genomic region of Amycolatopsis sulphurea:
- a CDS encoding endonuclease VII domain-containing protein translates to MTAPAAKVCTHCGLLKPMSEFYRRESSRDGRRGVCAVCTRRAAAIRHQVTRDAARNRRYVTRYGITADDVDELRAAQRYRCALCGRHEDRLPLGLMVDHDHHSGTVRALLCHSCNAGLGHFRESTETLHAAIAYLARGDELLAITETEKN, encoded by the coding sequence GTGACCGCCCCGGCCGCGAAGGTCTGCACGCACTGCGGGCTGCTCAAGCCCATGTCCGAGTTCTACCGGCGGGAGTCGAGCCGGGACGGCCGCCGGGGCGTGTGTGCCGTCTGCACCCGGCGGGCCGCCGCTATCCGCCACCAGGTCACCCGGGACGCGGCGCGCAACCGCCGGTACGTCACCCGTTACGGGATCACCGCCGACGACGTGGACGAACTGCGGGCCGCACAGCGCTACCGCTGCGCGCTCTGCGGACGGCACGAAGACCGGCTTCCGCTCGGGCTCATGGTCGACCACGACCACCATTCCGGCACCGTGCGCGCCCTGCTGTGTCACTCCTGCAATGCCGGTCTCGGCCACTTCCGCGAGAGCACGGAAACGCTACACGCAGCTATCGCATACCTCGCGCGCGGAGATGAATTGCTTGCCATTACTGAAACAGAAAAGAATTGA